The genomic interval CAGCCACCGTGCCGACAGAGCCGGCCGCATAGGCGATGAAGGTGTCGGCGCGCCCCGGAACCTCACTGCCGGTCACGACCGCCCACCAGGTCGCCGCCTCAAGCAGAAGGCCGACCGTCCCGGCCAGGGCGCCGAGCACGCCCAGCGACACAACCCCCGGGCCCCGCGCCGTCGGCCCCACCGCCCAGGCGTCGTCGGACCCGTCCTGCCAGATGCCGCAGGCGACGGCCAGCGCCCCCCAGGCGGTGGCGAGCAGGACGGCGCTGATGACATCCGCCGGACGGTGCCACTGGCACACGAGCGTCGAGTAGCCCATCGCGGCAGTGAGCAGGGCCCCGCCCCAGGCCGCCACCCCCCTGAGGGAGGGGCCGACGACGAGCACGAGCGCCACGGCCGCGGAGGCCGCCACCGCGGTGTGCCCCGAGGGCAGCGTGTTGGCACCGTCCCAGCGCGTGGACAGGCCGTAGTCGGGGCGGGCGAGCACATGGTGCTTGAGCAGCTGGGTGGAGGCGTTGATGGCCACCACCGTGACGACGGCCCACACGGCCCGGCGCCGACTGCCGCGCCAGAGCCCCAGGACGAGGATGAGGAGCACGAGGGCGACGGCGGCGGGCATGGACACGGTGGACAGCAGCGCCCGCGCGTGGGTGTCAATAAAGCGCTCACCGATGAGCGAGCCGGTCAGGGCCGCGTCCTCCATGAACTGGCCGGTGCGCGTGTAGACGAGGGCATACCACAGCAGGAGGACGCCCACGGCGCAGGCGGCAGCCAGCAGCCCGGCCCGGACGCGCTCGGGCCGTCGGGCACCTCGTCGCTCAAGGGTCACGCCGCTGGTTGTCACGTTGTTGATCGTAGGGGGTGGCCGACGGCGGACGGCCGCGCGCCGCCGGGAGCCTCGTCACCCCGGAGCGGCACGCGCCACTCAGAGCTCGAGGAACCCGTCTGCGGCCAGTGCGCGGGTGGCGTCGACCATCTCGGCCCGCAGGGCCTGGGCGTCGCCCCCGGTGAGGGCGGCCACGGCGGAGGCGATCTGGGCGATGCTCAGCTCGCCGTCGGCCACGGAGACCAGGGCCGCGAGCGCGGTCCCGGCCTGCACGGCCCGCCCGAAGCCGCCGCCCTGGCGGATGAGGATGACGGTGGGTTCGCTCTGGCCCGGAGTGAGGTGGCGCTCCTCGGTGACGTCGGCGGCGACGACGGGGTGGAGGTCGGCGACGTCGTCGTCATCCATGGCGGCCAGGCCGGAGCGCACGACGACGCTGCGGGCCAGGTGGGCCCCGAGGGGGCCGGCGGGCCGGGTGCCGACCTCCTCCAGGACGCGCCAGGGCTCACGCTCGACGCCGTCGGAGTCGGGGTCGGGTCGGTGCAGGATGAGGTAGCCGAAGCCGACGGCCTCGACGCTGCGCTCGGCGAAGTCGTCGATCCAGGCGGCCAGGGCGGCGTCGAAGCCGGCGGGGTCCCGCTCGGGGGTGGTGCCGCCGTCGCGCAGCCACATGGTGGCGTACTCGACGGGGTCCTGCGTCTCGCGCTCGATGACCCAGGCGTCGGTGCCCGAGGGCAGCCAGGTGCTCACGTGCTCGCGCCAGTCCTGCCACTCGTGGTGCTCCCAGTTGCCGAGCATGACGGCGCTGGCACCGACCTCGAGGTGCTCGCCCAGGGCGGGGACGAGCTCGGGCAGGACGGGACGGCCTGCATCGCGGTACTCCATGAGCGGCAGGCCTGCCTCACGCACGGCGGGCGGGGTCAGGACGAAGGGCGGGTTGGACACGATGAGGTCGAAGCGACGCCCGGCGACAGGCTCAAGGAGGGAGCCCTGGCGCAGCTCGAGGCGATCGGGTCCGATACCGGCGAGAGCAGTGTTAAAAGCCGTGTAGGCCAGGGCCCGCTCGGAGATGTCGGTGGCGACGACGCGCTCGGCGTGGCACAGCAGGTAGAGGGTCTGGATGCCGCAGCCGCAGCCGAGGTCGAGGGCGGTGCCCACCCGGGTGCGCGGGGTGAGGGAGGCCAGGGTCAGGCCCGCGCCGCCGATGCCCAGGACGTGGTCGCTGGCCAGGGCGCGGCCGGTCTCGAGCTCACCGAGGTCGGAGGCGACCCACCAGCGCACGTCAGGGTCGCCGTCGGACAGGCCGGAGGCCTCGTGGGGGCGCAAGTCGCACCGGGCGCGCACGCGCGGTGAGCCGTCACCGCCGGCGGGGGCGGGCTCAACCAGACCGATCTCGAGGGCGCCGCGGGTGCGGGTGCGGCGCAGGGCGGTGTCGAGCTCGGCGGTGGTGACGCTCTGGCCGAGCATGAACAGGGCGGTGAGGACGGCCGTGGGGGTGGGGGTGGCGCCGACGGCGCGATCCTCGTCGAGAACACGGGCGATGGCGCGCACGGCGGGCAGCCGGATCTCGCGGCGCAGGGCGGCGTCAGCGAGGTCGCCGATGAGGTGGTGGACGGCGTCGACGCCCCAGCCGGTGGCCTCGAGGTCCTTGCGCAGGGTGGTGGCCTGCTCGGGGGTAACGGTGGGGGCGGGATGCGAGGTCATCGGGGTGTGCGGGCCTGTCAGTCGGTGGGGTCGGCGTCGATGGCGCCCTGGATGTCGTGGAAGAGGAGGTTGGAGATCTCGACCTGGACGATCTCCGCCTGGGGCACGTCGGCGAGGATCAGCGGGTCGTCGGAGCTGGTCTGCAGGCGCAGGGTCCCGGCGCCGAAGATGCGGTCGGTGAGGGTGCGCTCCTGCTGGACGTCGCTGATGCGCGAGAGCGGCAGGTCGTGACCGACCTTGTTGATGATGCCCGAGCGGGTGATGACGCGCTTGGAGGTGACGGTGTAGGTGGTCGTCGACCAGCGCAGCCACGGGGCGATGAACAGCGGAATCGCGACGACGACGACAATCGTCCAGATGACGATCCACCCCCAGGGCTGCCAGCTGTCCGGGGCGAGGACGGAGCCGACGATGGCGGCGGCGAGCAGGAGGATCTGGAGAAGGATGCGCCACAGCAGGACCTTGATGTGGGTGTGCATGTGGCGGACGACGACCTCGTCGCGGCTGAGGAGCTTCTTGGACAGTGCCATATGGGCATGGTGCCACGGCCCGCCCCTTGGTGGCTGCTGAGGCCAGAGGATCGTCCGCGCGCCCCGGCTCCGGACCCAGCCCGCGCCCCGACACCGGACCCGGCCCCAGCACCGGTCTCTGCTCCGGACCCGGACCCGGCTCAGCCGGCCAGGAGGTCACCACCGATGCTGAGGACCACCGGAACGATGGCGAGCATGAGGAAGGCGGGCAGGTGGCACAGGCCCAGTGGCAGAACGAGCCGCACGGCCAGCCGCTCGGCCGCCTCACGCTCGGCGGCTTGGCGCCCGGCCCGCAGCGCCGCCGCGCGGGCCGCCAGCAGGGGTGCGGGGCTGGCCCCGTCCTCCCAACCGGGGCGCAGGCTGAGCTCCAGACCCTCCCGGCGGTGGCGCCACCGCCGGGCCCTGGCCGCCCCGGCATGCTCGGGCGCCTGCCATGCCGCCTCCCAGGAGGCCCCGAGCAGCAGCGCCCTTCCGACGACGCCGAGCGCGTCCTCCTCCAGGGCCCGGCCGAGCGCCTCGAGGCAGCCCGGCACCGAGGCCCCCGCCCTCAGGGCCGCGCAGGCCAGGTCGAGGCATAGGGCCTCGTCCACACCGTCCTGATCCTGCTCGGCAGCACGCACGAGCCGCGAGGTGGCCACGTGCCCGATGACCACGAGCACCAGTCCCCCAGCACCGAGCGCGCTGCCCCAGCCGCCGTCGAGCAGTACCTGCAGGGGCCTGGCCCCGACGCCCGCACCCAGGACCAGACCGAACAACGGCAGCCCGGCCAGCAGGCGGGCGGTGGCGCGCGGCCCGGACAGGGCGGTGGCACGCGAGGCTTCGGCGCGGGCTGAGTCAGCCACGCCCTCAGCGACGGCCTCGAGCACGTCAGCAAGAGGGGCACCGAGCGCGCCGGTCAGACGACAGGCGGCCACGGCCCCGGGCACGGCCGCAGCGGCCTCGCGTCGCCGTCGGGCGTCGTCCGGGTCTCGCAGCCGACGCAGGAGCTCGCGAGGGTGGTGGCCCGGCGGTGTGGCGAGGGCGCGCAGGGCCGGGGGCACGCCGTCGTCGTCGGGCACCGTGCCCTCGCTCAGGCCGGCGCGCTCGAGGCCGCGCTGCCAGGCCCGCTGGGTCGTGGCGCCGGCACGCAGGAGGGTGGCGACCTCCGTCAGGAGCAGGGCGACGTCGGGTGCCCGCTGCCGGCCGTGCCCGGGGCGGGTCCAGGCCCCGCCGGCAGACCCGGCAGAGCCGACGGTGCCGACCGGGGGCTCGCGACGGGCGGGCAGGAGCACGACCGCAACGGCCAGGGCGAGCAGCAGCCCGGCGAGCAGGGGCGCCGCGCTCACCATCGGGCCCCCCTCGCCCCGCCGTGCAGAACCCCGTCCGGCGGAACCCTGTCCGGGAACACCCCGCTCGCCAGCACCCCATCGGGCACGAGCGCCGCCAGCCGCTGCACCCCGGGACCGGCATGAAGCGTCCCGTCGGAGCGTCGCAGCAGGGCGTCGTCGCAGTGAAGGCGGCCCTCACGGTCGCGCGAGAGCACACCGATGCGCTCGACGACGCGCCTGTCCCCGCCGCCGGTGCGCAGTCTGCGCAGGTGGACCACGGCGTGCAGGGCGCTGGCCGTCTGGGCGGCCACCGCCGCCTCATCCAGGCCCGCGAGCGCCCCCAGGGCGGTGAGCCTGGCGGGCACGTCCGCCGGAGAGTTGGCGTGCAGGGTGGCCCAGCCGCCCTCGTGCCCGGTGTTGAGGGCGGCCAGGACCTCGCGCACCTCAGGCCCGCGGCACTCACCCAGGACGATGCGGTCGGGGCGCATGCGCAGGGCGGTGCGCACGAGGGCGGTCATGGGCACAGCGCCAACACCCTGGACGTTGGCCCCGCGCTCCTGCAGGTGGATGACATGCGGGTGGTCGGGACACAGCTCGCTGGCCTCCTCGACGCACACGATCCGCTCGGTGGGGGCCACGAGCCCGAGGAGGGCCGCCAGGAGGGTCGTCTTGCCGGTGCCGGTCGCGCCGGTGACGAGGCAGGAGGCGCGCTCGGACACGAGGGCTGCGAGCACGGGCGCGAGGGGGGAGGCGACGGTGCCGACGGCAACGAGCTCATCGAGAGTGAAGGCCCGCCGTCGCCTGGTGCGCAGGCAGATGAGGGTGCCGTCGTCGCTGAGGGGAGGAAGGACGGCGTTGAGGCGGGTGCCGTCGGCGAGCGTGGCGTCGACGACGGGGCTGGCGTCGTCCAGGCGGCGTCCGGCGGAGGCGGCCAGGCGCACGGCCAGGGCGCGCGCCTGCGCCTCGGGCAGGGCGGCTGCGGGGACCGGTTCGAGCCCGTGGCCGCGGTCGATCCACGTGTGCCCGCCGCCGACGAGGACGTCGGTGACGCCGTCGGTCTCGAGCAGGGGCTGCAGGACGGGCCCGGCACCCTCGACGTCGGCGCGTACCCGCTCTCCCAGGGCCGCCAGGCCGTCGGCTCCCCGGGCCGGGCGGGCCTGGGTGTCGAGGGCGGTGGCGAGGTCGGTGCCGCGGGCGAGGGCGGAGCGCACACGCTCGAGCTCGGTGTCGGCCGGGGCGCCTGCGGCCCGGAGGTCCAGCCGGTCGGTGGGGCTCATCCGATCCCCTGCGGGAGCGCGACGCCCAGGGGCAGCCACTGCGGCGCCCAGCTGGGTGGGCGCTCGGCGGGCTTGGGAACCGGGGCGGGCTCTGGCCGGTCGCACAGGCGCTCGGCGAGGAGTCGGGCGGCGCGACGTGAGGCGCCCCGGCTGGAGGTGACGTCGTCGCCCAGGGCCGCGCGCTGGCGCACGCTCCGGTCCTCCGGGAGGTGGCCGAGCACGGTGCAGCCGGTGAAGGTGGCGAGCTCGGCCTCGCACAGGTCCTCCCCGACCTGGCGCACCACGAGTGCGGGGGTGCTCGAGGGCATCCGGGCGGCACGGATTCGGGCGGCGACGGCGGAGCGCAGGTCCTGGCCGGTGAGCACCAGGGTCTCGGCCCCGGGTGGCGGGGTCCATGTGCGGGGCAGGTCGATGAGGACGAGGTCCTGCTCACGGGCGAGGGCGTCGAGGATGGGTGAGAGTCGTCCGGGGCCCTCGGGCCCGCCCCGGTCGTCACCGGTGAGGATGCGGCAGCCACGCCAGGCCGGCAGGGCCCGGGTGAGGCGGGCGGAACGGAAGGCGGTCTCGTCGGCGGGCAGGTCGCCCCACACGAGTCCGGGGCCGAGGCCGTCACCGAGGTGCAGGCCGAGACCTCCGGCGGGGTCGGCGTCCACGACGGCGACGCGCCAGTCCTGGGCGGCCAGGGCCCGGGCAAGCAGGAGGGTGAGGGTGGTGGCGCCGCAGCCGCCGAGGGCGCCGGTGACGGCGAGGATCCGGGACCTGGTGCTGCTCACGTGGGCCTCCTGCGGGTGCGTTCGGACGGGATCGCCCCAGAGTGCGTCCCGACGACGCGGGGCGCAGCCCTCCCCCGCCCGGCCTGTGGACAACTCTGGGCGGGCCTGCCGCGGGGCTGCCTGTGGAGCCCGGTCCTCGTTAGACTGGGCTGGTCGCGGGGCCCGGCATCGGGCCCTGCCGGTGCTGTGGACCCCGCACCGGCTCGCACCAGGCCCGAGGAGGGACGTTGGCCGCCACCCGCACCGCCGCCTACTTCGACCTCGACAAGACTGTCCTGTCCACCTCGACCACCTTCGCGCTGTCCATGCCCATGCGCCGCTCGGGCCTCATCTCCGCCCCCACGCTCGCGCGCAGCGTCGTCGTCCAGCTCCCCTACCTCCTCTTCGGGGCCGACGGCGAGCAGGGCACCCGCCTGATGAACCAGATCGCCGCCTTGTGCGCGGGTATCGAGCGTGCGGAGGTTGAGCGGGTGGTCGCCGAGGCCATGGCGACGGCCATCGAGCCCGCGATCTACACCGAGGCCCTGGACCTCATCGAGGCACACCGCCAGGCGGGTCACGACGTCGTCATCGTCTCTGCCTCGACGGAGGAGACGGTGCTGCCCATCGCCAGGCTCGTCGGCGCCGACCGGGCGGTGGCCTCACGGATGGAGGTGGACGCCGCGGGCCGCTTCACCGGTCAGGTCGAGCGCTCCCTCATGCACGGCGCGAAGGTGCCCGCCCTCGAGGCGGACGCCGCCGAGCACGGCATTGACCTGTCCTCCTCCTGGGCCTACTCGGACTCCGTCTCGGACCTGCCCATGCTTCAGGCCGTGGGGCACCCGGTGGTCGTCAACCCGGACCGCGACCTGCGCCGCCACGCCGCCGAAGCGGGCTGGCCCGTGCGGGACTTCGAGCCGCCGGTGCGTGTGGCCCGGCATGCGGGGGCCGACGCCCTGGAGGAGATGCGC from Actinomyces respiraculi carries:
- a CDS encoding PH domain-containing protein gives rise to the protein MALSKKLLSRDEVVVRHMHTHIKVLLWRILLQILLLAAAIVGSVLAPDSWQPWGWIVIWTIVVVVAIPLFIAPWLRWSTTTYTVTSKRVITRSGIINKVGHDLPLSRISDVQQERTLTDRIFGAGTLRLQTSSDDPLILADVPQAEIVQVEISNLLFHDIQGAIDADPTD
- a CDS encoding TadA family conjugal transfer-associated ATPase — protein: MSPTDRLDLRAAGAPADTELERVRSALARGTDLATALDTQARPARGADGLAALGERVRADVEGAGPVLQPLLETDGVTDVLVGGGHTWIDRGHGLEPVPAAALPEAQARALAVRLAASAGRRLDDASPVVDATLADGTRLNAVLPPLSDDGTLICLRTRRRRAFTLDELVAVGTVASPLAPVLAALVSERASCLVTGATGTGKTTLLAALLGLVAPTERIVCVEEASELCPDHPHVIHLQERGANVQGVGAVPMTALVRTALRMRPDRIVLGECRGPEVREVLAALNTGHEGGWATLHANSPADVPARLTALGALAGLDEAAVAAQTASALHAVVHLRRLRTGGGDRRVVERIGVLSRDREGRLHCDDALLRRSDGTLHAGPGVQRLAALVPDGVLASGVFPDRVPPDGVLHGGARGARW
- a CDS encoding HAD family hydrolase; this translates as MAATRTAAYFDLDKTVLSTSTTFALSMPMRRSGLISAPTLARSVVVQLPYLLFGADGEQGTRLMNQIAALCAGIERAEVERVVAEAMATAIEPAIYTEALDLIEAHRQAGHDVVIVSASTEETVLPIARLVGADRAVASRMEVDAAGRFTGQVERSLMHGAKVPALEADAAEHGIDLSSSWAYSDSVSDLPMLQAVGHPVVVNPDRDLRRHAAEAGWPVRDFEPPVRVARHAGADALEEMREALPQLWKVGVAAAGLFAVGAVAAWAVTSGPVRPRR
- a CDS encoding cellulose synthase operon protein YhjQ/BcsQ, whose amino-acid sequence is MSSTRSRILAVTGALGGCGATTLTLLLARALAAQDWRVAVVDADPAGGLGLHLGDGLGPGLVWGDLPADETAFRSARLTRALPAWRGCRILTGDDRGGPEGPGRLSPILDALAREQDLVLIDLPRTWTPPPGAETLVLTGQDLRSAVAARIRAARMPSSTPALVVRQVGEDLCEAELATFTGCTVLGHLPEDRSVRQRAALGDDVTSSRGASRRAARLLAERLCDRPEPAPVPKPAERPPSWAPQWLPLGVALPQGIG
- a CDS encoding phosphatase PAP2 family protein, translating into MTTSGVTLERRGARRPERVRAGLLAAACAVGVLLLWYALVYTRTGQFMEDAALTGSLIGERFIDTHARALLSTVSMPAAVALVLLILVLGLWRGSRRRAVWAVVTVVAINASTQLLKHHVLARPDYGLSTRWDGANTLPSGHTAVAASAAVALVLVVGPSLRGVAAWGGALLTAAMGYSTLVCQWHRPADVISAVLLATAWGALAVACGIWQDGSDDAWAVGPTARGPGVVSLGVLGALAGTVGLLLEAATWWAVVTGSEVPGRADTFIAYAAGSVGTVAVSCSCLALLAGLAPVRPR
- a CDS encoding DUF7059 domain-containing protein, producing MTSHPAPTVTPEQATTLRKDLEATGWGVDAVHHLIGDLADAALRREIRLPAVRAIARVLDEDRAVGATPTPTAVLTALFMLGQSVTTAELDTALRRTRTRGALEIGLVEPAPAGGDGSPRVRARCDLRPHEASGLSDGDPDVRWWVASDLGELETGRALASDHVLGIGGAGLTLASLTPRTRVGTALDLGCGCGIQTLYLLCHAERVVATDISERALAYTAFNTALAGIGPDRLELRQGSLLEPVAGRRFDLIVSNPPFVLTPPAVREAGLPLMEYRDAGRPVLPELVPALGEHLEVGASAVMLGNWEHHEWQDWREHVSTWLPSGTDAWVIERETQDPVEYATMWLRDGGTTPERDPAGFDAALAAWIDDFAERSVEAVGFGYLILHRPDPDSDGVEREPWRVLEEVGTRPAGPLGAHLARSVVVRSGLAAMDDDDVADLHPVVAADVTEERHLTPGQSEPTVILIRQGGGFGRAVQAGTALAALVSVADGELSIAQIASAVAALTGGDAQALRAEMVDATRALAADGFLEL